In Chlorocebus sabaeus isolate Y175 chromosome 11, mChlSab1.0.hap1, whole genome shotgun sequence, one DNA window encodes the following:
- the IL31 gene encoding interleukin-31, with the protein MASHSGPATSVLFLLCCLGGWLTSHTLPVHFLQPSDIQKIVEELQSLSKMLLKDVKEDKGVLVSQNYKLPCLTPDAQPPNIIHSPAIRAYLKTIRQLDNKSVIDEIIEHLDKLIFQDAPETNISVPTDTHECKRFILTISQQFSECMDLALKSLTSGAQQATT; encoded by the exons ATGGCCTCCCACTCAG GCCCCGCGACGTCCGTGCTGTTTCTGCtctgctgcctgggaggctggctGACCTCTCACACGTTGCCCGTCCATTTCCTACAACCAAGTGATATACAGAAAATAGTCGAGGAATTACAGTCCCTCTCGAAGATGCTTTTGAAAGAC GTGAAGGAAGACAAGGGGGTGCTCGTGTCCCAGAATTACAAGCTGCCGTGTCTCACCCCTGACGCCCAGCCGCCAAACATCATCCACAGCCCAGCCATCCGGGCATATCTCAAGACAATCAGACAGTTAGACAACAAATCTGTTATTGATGAGATCATAGAGCACCTCGACAAACTCATATTTCAAGATGCACCAGAAACAAACATTTCTGTGCCAACAGACACCCATGAATGTAAACGCTTCATCCTGACTATTTCTCAACAGTTTTCAGAGTGCATGGACCTTGCATTAAAATCATTGACTTCTGGAGCCCAGCAGGCCACCACTTAA